A region of the Romboutsia hominis genome:
TAACTGAAACTATAATAACTGAATCAACTATGATAGGGCATAACCCAGCTACACCTGGTGGAGAAGGTTTAGGTATAGGTAAAACCATAGATATAAGAGATTTAGAAAATTTAGAAGATATAGATTTAAAAGAAAGTTATATTCCTCTTGTGTTAGAAGATATAAATTTTTTAGAAGCATCATATAGAATAAATTTTGCAGTTGAAAGAGGAATAAATATAACTGGTGCCATTGTTCAAAGAGATGATGCAGTATTAATAAATAATAGGTTAGATAAAAAAATACCAATAGTAGATGAAGTAACTCTACTTGAAAAAGTACCTATAGGCATGCTATGTGCAGTTGAAGTTGCTATGCAAGGAAAGGTTATAGATAAGTTGTCAAATCCTTATGGAATAGCAACTGTGTTTAATTTAACTTCTGAAGAAACTAAGATGATTGTTCCTATATCTAGAGCACTTATAGGAAATAGATCTGCAGTAGTTATAAAGACTCCTAAAGGGGATGTTAAGGAGAAAAAAATTCCTGCTGGTAAGATAATTATCGAAGGGGAAAGAAGAAAAGAAATAGTTGATGTTGACCAAGGTGCTAAGAAGATAATGGATGGAGTTAATTTAAGTTTACCAGTTTGTGATATAAAAGGTGAAGCTGGAACTAATGCAGGTGGAATGATTGAAAGAGTAAGGCAAGTAATGAGTGAGCTTACTAATCAAAACATATCAGATATAAAGATTCAAGATTTATTAGCGGTAGATACATTTACTCCACAAAACGTAAAAGGTGGACTTGCAAAAGAGTTTTCAATGGAAAATGCTGTAGGAATAGCAGTTATGGTTAAAGCAGATAAACTCCAAATGCAAATGATAGCAGATGAACTTGAAGAAAAGCTAAAGATAAAAGTAGAAGTTGGTGGAGTAGAAGCTGACGTTGCTATAAAAGGAGCACTAACAACTCCAGGTACTAGCGTACCTCTTGCAATACTTGATATGGGAGCAGGTTCAACAGATGCTTCTATAATGAATAATAAAGGTGAAGTTAAATCAATACATTTAGCAGGTGCAGGAAATATGGTAACTATGCTTATAAAATCAGAACTTGGTCTTGAAGATTTTTCAACAGCTGAAGATATAAAGAAGTATTCTTTAGCAAAGGTAGAATCGCTATTTAATATAAGACATGAAGATGGAAGTGTAGAATTTTTTGAAAAACCACTAGACCCATCAGTTTTTGCAAAAGTTGTAATTATAAAAGA
Encoded here:
- a CDS encoding diol dehydratase reactivase subunit alpha produces the protein MKIIAGVDIGNATTEVALAKVYDDKVDFISSSIVPTSGIKGTKENINGVISSLNIALNNAKLKMEDLDLVKINEAAPVIGDVAMETITETIITESTMIGHNPATPGGEGLGIGKTIDIRDLENLEDIDLKESYIPLVLEDINFLEASYRINFAVERGINITGAIVQRDDAVLINNRLDKKIPIVDEVTLLEKVPIGMLCAVEVAMQGKVIDKLSNPYGIATVFNLTSEETKMIVPISRALIGNRSAVVIKTPKGDVKEKKIPAGKIIIEGERRKEIVDVDQGAKKIMDGVNLSLPVCDIKGEAGTNAGGMIERVRQVMSELTNQNISDIKIQDLLAVDTFTPQNVKGGLAKEFSMENAVGIAVMVKADKLQMQMIADELEEKLKIKVEVGGVEADVAIKGALTTPGTSVPLAILDMGAGSTDASIMNNKGEVKSIHLAGAGNMVTMLIKSELGLEDFSTAEDIKKYSLAKVESLFNIRHEDGSVEFFEKPLDPSVFAKVVIIKDNELIPIDGQNSVEKIKNIRRLAKEKVFVTNCLRSLSIVSPTGNIRDIEFVVLVGGSSLDFEVPQLITDALSHYGVVAGRGNIRGIEGPRNAVATGLILASK